A part of Capsicum annuum cultivar UCD-10X-F1 chromosome 6, UCD10Xv1.1, whole genome shotgun sequence genomic DNA contains:
- the LOC107875171 gene encoding monoacylglycerol lipase ABHD6, producing the protein MAKCLSFTASRDRFYRYFFSFSGLRSVTTDLEDDTTMHCWIPKVHEPTKPNLFLIHGFGANAMWQYSDLLRHFTPYFNVYLPDLLFFGASATKCPERTESFQARCVKKLMEVHGVLRTSLVGISYGGFVGYSVAAQYPETVERLVLCCAGVCLEEKDMKDGLFQVSDLDEATSILLPQTPEKLRELMRFSFFKPVKVMPSYFLSDFIDVMCNDYVNEKRELIQNLLKDRRLSNLPKISQSTLIIWGEQDRIFPLELGYRLQRHIEANAQLVVIRNAGHAVNLEKPKEFAKQLKAFLVDNS; encoded by the exons ATGGCCAAATGCCTTAGCTTCACAGCATCAAGAGATCGTTTTTACcgatattttttctctttttctggGCTTCGTTCTGTAACAACAGATCTTGAAGATGACACCACTATGCATTGTTGGATACCTAAAGTTCATGAACCAACAAAACCTAACCTCTTTCTTATCCATGGATTTGGTGCCAATGCAATGTGGCAATATAGTGATCTTCTAAGACATTTTACTCCTTATTTCAATGTCTACCTTCCTGATCTCCTCTTCTTCGGAGCCTCTGCCACCAAGTGCCCGGAGAGGACGGAGAGTTTTcag GCAAGATGTGTGAAGAAGTTGATGGAGGTGCATGGTGTACTTAGGACGAGTCTTGTTGGGATCAGTTATGGGGGATTTGTTGGTTATAGTGTTGCAGCTCAATACCCAGAGACCGTGGAGAGGTTGGTGTTGTGTTGCGCAGGCGTTTGCTTAGAGGAGAAGGATATGAAAGATGGCTTGTTTCAAGTCTCTGATCTCGACGAAGCTACTAGCATTTTATTGCCACAGACACCTGAGAAGCTAAGAGAATTGATGCGTTTCTCCTTTTTTAAGCCTGTCAAAGTCATGCCATCCTACTTCCTATCTGATTTTATCGAC GTGATGTGCAACGATTATGTGAACGAGAAAAGAGAACTCATCCAAAATTTACTTAAAGACAGACGGCTTTCCAATCTTCCTAAGATTTCCCAG TCCACATTAATTATTTGGGGAGAACAAGACAGGATATTCCCATTAGAACTGGGATACAGACTGCAGAG GCATATTGAAGCGAATGCTCAGTTAGTAGTTATCAGAAATGCGGGGCATGCAGTCAACTTAGAGAAACCGAAGGAGTTTGCAAAACAGTTGAAGGCATTTCTCGTTGATAATAGTTAA